The genomic interval CACGTTTGCAGGATAAACGCGTGGGATTTTTCTCCGTTTCGCACAGGGACTTTGACGCGCATCCGCAAGGGGTGACCAACGCTACCTATGCTATCCGCTGGCGACTGGAACCTAAACCGGAAGACGTGGAGAAATATAAGAGAGGTGAACTGGTAGAGCCGGTGAAGCCGATCGTGTTCTATATTGATCCTGTAACACCTAAGAAATGGGTACCTTACCTGATACAGGGTGTAAACGATTGGAAAGTAGCCTTTGAAAGGGCCGGCTTCAAAAACGCTATTTATGCCAGGGAAGCACCTTCCCGAGAGGAAGACAGCACCTGGAGCCTGGAAGATGCCAGACATTCTGCTATCGTGTACCGCCCTTCCATTATTGCGAATGCTATGGGCCCCAGCGTAACTGACCCCCGTTCGGGAGAGATCCTGGAAAGCCATGTGTTCTGGTACCATAACGTAATGTCACTCTTACAGAAATGGTATTTTGTACAGTGTGCAGCTGTAGATACCGGCGCGAGAAAACTGGTGTTGGATGATAAGCTGATGGGAGAACTGATCCGTTTCGTGTCTTCCCATGAAGTGGGTCATGCATTGGGCCTGGCGCACAATTTTGGTTCCAGCTCCACCGTGCCGGTAGAGAACCTGCGTAATAAAGCCTGGGTGGAAAAGTATGGTCATACGCCCTCCATTATGGACTATGCCCGTTTCAACTACGTTGCACAGCCCGAAGACAATATCAGCCGTGCCGGTCTCTTCCCCCGTATCAATGACTATGATAAATGGGCTATCGAATGGGGCTACAAATGGCGCCCTGACTTCAAAGATGAATGGGAGGAACAGAAAGCGCTGACCGCTATTGTAACGGATAGCCTGAAAAATAAGAGACTCTGGTTCGGCAATGAAATGGAGCCGCTGGATCCTCGCAGCCAGAATGAAGATCTGGGCGACGATGCTGTGAAGGCGAGTACCTATGGTATCATGAACCTGAAACGTATTATTAAGCACCTGGGTGAATGGACGAATGAACCGGAGAAGGATGCCACGAATATGCGGGAGATGCTGTCTACCCTGTTCAACCAGTATGCCACCTATGTAGGGCATGTCATGAAGATCGTCGGCGGACAATATCACTACGAGAAGATCGGCAGTCAACCGGGACCCGTATACGAAGCAGTAGACTACAAACGTCAGAAAGAGGCGATGACGTTCCTGGATAAAGAGTTCTTTACTATCCCAGAATGGCTGAATGAGAAATCGCTGATGGAGAGAATACCGGACAAATTTGGTATCGACCTGACGGATATGTACCGCAGCGCCATGAACGGTATGCTGAACCGCATGCGTTTAACGGCCATGCTGGCTGCACAGTACGACGATAAGGTTGCGAACACGTATACAGTAGAGGAACTGCTGCAGGACATGGACAAGAGCATCTTTAAGGAACTGTATGCAGGAAAGAGCATAAGCTTCTACAGGCGTAACCTCCAGAAGATCTATATCAATAAACTGCTGGATATGGTTTATCCGAATGATGATAACGAGCTGATGTTCTCTGCCATGAATCAGATGTATACATATTACCAGACAGACATGAGTGATGCCCTGAAAGCAGCGCTTATGAAAGCGCAGCAGCTGATTGCCAGGTATCAGGCAGATCCCCGCCTGGATAAAGAAAGCCAGCGGCACCTGAAAGAACTGAATATCAAGATCAGGAAAATGGGTGAGAAAGACTTGCGGTATTAATCGCACAACCAACCATTGACAGGGCGTCTCATGATGAATGAGGCGCCTTTTTTGGTTAAGTATATTTCAGGATATACATCAAAGTATCTATATTGCCGGTATTATACCCTGATACCCATGACCCGAAGGCAAAAAATTATCCTTATTCTGTTGCTGCCATTTCTGGTAGTCACCATTCTCCGTGAAACAGGCAGTTTAAGTTTGAATTTATACAATAGCCGTGCGACATCCACGACCAGCACCACATGGTCGGATTTTACCGGTATTGTAAAAATATCTGTGCAGGACCTGAAGAACATGACCTGCGTTGCGGACGATGGCCTTAAAGGAAAACCGTTGCTGGTCTACTGCCTGGGGCAGAAATATGGAGAGCAGGGAACAAAGGAATGTCCGCCGGTGGCGGTGTTTATTCATCGTATTGATCATGGCCCCTTGTGGACACCCCTGTACAAAAGTGCAAGGTTCCATTTAGTAGTGCCTGTCACCCGTTCACTCAGTGCCTACAGGCAGGATGGTGACAGTATACAATTGTACAACTATCAGCTCAGTGGCGTAATTACCCTGAACGGAGAGCTTACTGTTATTGGTCTGTGCTCTTACCGGCAGGCTGAAAGTTTGCTGGCCAGTAATGTGATGGTCAGCGTATATAACATTATGCGGGCCAAACTGGACGCTACGAAGTAAGACAGGGCCTCCTGCCTTACTCTGTTCTCAAACTCTTTAACGGACTGGATATAGCGGCTTTTACTGACTGATGGGCGATGGTTATTGCAGCGATGAACACAGAAATAAGAATAGCCACGATAAAGATGCCTGCACTGAGCGAAATATGATAAGCAAAATTGCCCAGCCAGTTGTACATCAGGTAATATGACAGCGGCGTTGCTACCAGGAAGGCCAGCGCTATCAGTAGTATGAATTCCTTACCGAACAACACAATGACGTCGGGAATAGAGGCACCCAATACTTTTCTGATCCCGATTTCTTTGTGACGTTGAACGGCGGCAAAAGCTACCAGGCCGTATAACCCCAGGCAGCCGATGATAATGGCCAGTCCGGAGAATAGTCTGTATGCCGTATACAGTTTCTGTTCCTGCTTGTACATAGCGGCTATATGATCGTCCAGGAACTCGTACGCAAAGAGATCATCAGGGAAGAGGGCTGACCAGTCTTTTTCTATGCGGGCGATGGTAGCAGGCATATGCTGCGGATACAACCTGACACTAACTGTATTAAAAGCACGTGGATTGTTAAACAGGATACAAGGTCTTTTTTCCTTGTGTTTTGATTCACTCTGGAAGTCCTGCATGACGCCCTTGATCTCCAGTTTCCGCTGGCCCTGCATGATGTTGAGGCCAATGGCATCTTCCATTTTTTTAATGCCCAGTTTGCGGATCAATGCCTCGTTAACGACTACCCGGGGAATGGAGTCTTTAACTGTTGTAGCTATAATGCCTTCACCCGCCAGCATTTTCATGTCGAACATCTTCATGAAATTTTCATCCACGAATTTTATCTCCACTACGTCGTCTTTTGTAATACCTCTTTCCGGGCAGGAGAAAGGCCCAAAGCTTTGATTATAAGACGGTGCACCGGTGGAGAAAGACATTTCTCTGATACCGGTATTGTCCTTTAATTGTTGGGCCAGTACTTCCCGTTTTGCCCCGTTGGGAATAACAAAGGAAATCACTGCTTCCTTATTGAAGCCAAGATCCTGGTTCCGGAAGAAGTCCATTTGTTTGGCTACTACCAGTGTGCCGATGATCAGCACCTGCGATACCAGGAACTGGACGAAGACCAGTGATTTGCGAAGGGTTAAGCCACGGGATGATTGACCGGTTGTGCTTTTCAGACTGAGCGCAGGCTGAAAGGACGATTGCACGAAAGCAGGGTACAGACCTGCCAGTAAGATAATAACAAAGGTCAGGGCAGCCAGCAGCGTATAGATCAAGGGTTGATTCAACTGCTCTATGCCGATGCGCACGTCTAACCAGGATGCCACCTGTGGTAATGCCAGGTGTGCGATGCCAAGTCCCAGCGCCACCGTAATGAGGACCAGTACGCTGGTTTCGCCGAGGAACTGGCGTATGAGTTGAAAGCGGTGTGCCCCCAGTACTTTTCTGACACTGGTCTCTCTCGCACGTTTCATGGCCTGTGCGGTGGCCAGGTTAATGAAGTTGATACAGGCAGTAACAATGATAAAGATCGCAATGGCGATCAGTGCTCTGTAGGTATTGCGCGATGAAGTGGCGCTCTGTATATAGCGCTGATCGAAATGCACCTCTTTCAGTGGTTGCATCAGTAGCTTTGCTTCCGCCGCAATCTGGGCGCCCCAGTGCTGCCTGATGAAATCCTGTGTACGGCTTTCGATGTTCTTAATATCATAGTGAGGAGGAACGACGATAAATGTATTGCCGCCCACAATGGCATAGAACTCGCTCATGGCGTCCTTCATCTCCTTTTCAATGGTAGCAAAGGATACAAGGAAGCCAAAGGTCATACCTGTGTTCGGAGGAAGGTCCCTGATAATCCCGGTTACCGTCACCAGGTAGTTGTTGTCGAGCTGGAAAGTTTTGCCAATCGGGTCCTGGTTGCCGAAATACCTGCGCGCCACACTTTCGGTCAGTACGGCGGTATTGGGAGCAGACAACGCAGTGTGCGGATTGCCGGACAACCATTCATAATCAAAGATGTTCGTAAACGAACCATCCGCAAAGGCATATTCATGCTCCATGTAACGGGTGTTGTCCACTTTTACCAGACCATCGGAACGATGCCAGTACTGGGAAACGCTTTCCAGTTCCGGAAAGGCTGTCCGCATAGCCGGCGCCACCGCCAGGGACACGCTGGGGTTGAAGTCCAGGGCATTCATTGTAACGCGATAGGTCCTGTCGGCCTTGCGGTGATAGGTGTCGAAGGTCAGTTCATTTTTCGTGATCAGAAATATAATGAGACAGGAGGCAATACTTAAGGTAAGCCCAATGATATTCAATGTGGCATAGTTAAGATTGCGCTTCAGATGCCTGATGGCGAGAATGAAATAGTTCCTGAACATATAAGGTTACGTTTGAGTGGCAGATGTCAGGATGGGATGCAAAGCCAATGCCACCCTGCAATGGGTTTATAGTCAATGGATTGTATGTTCATGTTACCATTTGATTGTTCGCTTTCAGCATAGTATCCGTCCGTTTCCGGACGCTTTTATCAGCTTGTGGTACACAGGATGTCCTTATCCCACAAAAAGAAGGCAATACGGACAGCCTGTTCGAATGGTAATAACCGGCTCCATTCCTGTACGATACTGCCAAAAGTGGCGTCTTTGCTGGCAGCTGACAGCAATGGTGAGATCTCTACTGTGTCCAGGTAGGCCATTTCCCGTTCCAGGTTAGGGTGCTGGATGGCGGTGCGCAGTTGCAGGACCTCGTCAATCACGCAGGGTGTTTCTTTGAATACCAGGGCTGACGAGAGGCGGACCTGTTCATGCCACAGGCGTTGCAGTTCCTGTTGTACATTGATCAGGCGCTCAGGCCCTTTTTCTTTTGGCGGGGTAAATTTATCCTTCAACTTCAGAAAGAATGCCGTCGGAGAAGGAGACTGTTCAATGAAGGGCGCAGATCTTTCCCTCCAGAACGCATGTTGCTGTCCCGGCCAGGCCTGTGCATAGTAGCCGCTGGTCCAGTGTGTATGACTGCTGACGGATTCGATCATGCGGTCTTCATAGAATGTCTGTGCCATGTCCGTATGACCGTTTTTAAGAATGGTATTGACCGCGATGACCGCCTGAAGGGAAAAGCGCATGGCTTTTTCCACGCCGGTAGAAGAAAGTGGGTCGAGAGAGAAAGCGGCCTCACCCAGGCGGATGTAGTTAGCCTGCCAGGGAGAGGTATGCGCGTAGGTCAGTACCGTACATGTCTGCAGCTCGCTGATGTGCCAGCGGCTGGCCGCCTGCTGAAATAATTGCGTCCGGGACAGGAGGTCATGGAATACCTGGGGAACGTTACTGCCTCTTAGCTCCGCCGGATCGATGAAGGCAATGGTCCTGAATTGTTCGTCTGCGGTAGGAGAGCCCCAGATCCAGCCTTTTTCTGTTGCCTCCACCAATGTATCGCCCGGCATGAGATGTGCCGGTAAATGGCTCCATATTGCGACTGTAGGGGGGGCTGTGAGCACCCTGTTCTGCATATGGTTGCCCCTGCGACCGCGGGCATCGAGAATAAACCGGCTATGGACGGTGATAATGCGGGCGTCCTGGCGGAGCTGCGACTGCCAGCCGGCATTCGTCTGTTTGCAGGATTCAAAACGGGCGGGTTGATATAGTGCCAGTCCGCGTTCTACTGCCAGGTCGAGCAGGTCCTTGTCGAGCTGTCCTCTGTCGACCATCACGCCCGGGCCGCGTTGCGGGGCGCTGACGGTTTGTGGTGTGGTGGTGTCCCATATTACCTGTGCACTCAGCTGGTGCAGGTAATTGTGTCGGGTAAGCAGGCCGGCGGCATCCAGGTAGTCAAAAATGTTCCTGATGCCGGGTGATAGGGATTCGCCGATCTGCGGGCGGGGAAAGGGTTCACTTTCAGCCAGCGCCACTTTGTGGCCGAGGGCGAGCAGGCGTAATGCAGCGCAGGTACCTGCGGGGCCAGCTCCAATGATAAGCACGTCAATTGTTTGTTCCGGGGTCATAATATGTTTGAATAGCTACTTGTACCAATGGGGCGCCATTCTGGCGATCCTTTCGTGGGCCTGGATGGTGTAGTGCAGCCATCCGCGGATATAGTCGCAGGCGTTACGGCCTCTTTCCAGTACCTCGTGGTGACAACCGCCTCCGCAAAGGTACCTGGCCCAGCACCGGCTACAGGGCTCCTGGTTATGTACATGCCTTGAGGCTAACCAGTTGTTCTGTAAGGTAGGATTTATTCCGTTTAGAAGATCACCCATATGGCCTGCCGGTTCATTGACGAAGCGATGGCAGGCTGATAGCTCACCGTCGGCGGATACGCCCATATAGCCTGCGCCTGCGCCACAGGGATAAGGCCTGTGGGTGCCTTTGGCAATTTCTTTCAATGCATTGACCATATTGAGGAAGGGAAAGCGTTTACCCATGATGACATGCTGCTCAAAGAGCAGGCCGCAGGCTATCATACCCTGCAACATCTGCTCCAGGTCATCTTTGGACATTTCACCTTTGCCACTGCTGGAACGCAGTAAGGGCGAAAAGCCGACACTATGAAAACCCATGTCTATAAACTCCTGCAGGGTCTTGGCAAGCTCCATGTTAGCTGGTGTGACCGTTACGCGGGCAGATACCTGCATCCTGCGCTGGGTAGCCAGCAATGGCCGGATCTTTTCAATGATCTGCTGATAGGTGCCTGCGCCATTCTTCAGGGGGCGCAGCTGGTCATGCTGGTTGCCGATGCCATCAAGACTGATGGTGACCGCAAAACCGTATGCTTCAAAGAAGGCTGCATCATCTTCCTTTAGCAGGGTGCCATTGGTGGTCAGGGAGAAATTTACCTGTACATCTTTCTGACGGCCCTGTTCAAACGCATATACTGTGGCATCTCTCAATGCTTTCCTGTTAATGAGCGGTTCGCCGCCCAGGAAAGTGACCTGTACCTTGCTGCCAGGTATACAATCTTTGAGTAAGAGGTCTATGGATTGCCGGGCAATATTGGCCGTCATGTTTTTCGTCGGCCCACCAAAGTCGCCCTGGTCTGCATAGCAGTAGGTGCAGCCCATGTTGCATTTCTGGGCAATAGCCAGCGAGAGCGCATATGTCTTCGGACTTTTCAGTGGTTCGTCGTTAATGAGTACGGGCATATCCAGCCCGAGGGAGATCAGCTCACCAGCGATACCTGCTTCATCCTGTAGCTCCAGCAGTTGCTGCATGCGTGCTTCAATGGCGGGTGGGATGTTGTGAAGGCGACTGCCATTCACAACAAACAACTGGGTATCGCCGGCAGTAGGCACCAGGTGTACCTGCGGTGATCGTGGCGTCGATTTTTTATTGATATGGGAGGCTAATTCACCGGCAATTATTGCCAGTGAATCAGCCCCGCTATGTAGTGTTGCTGCAGGAGACATTATTTATCGATTAATGAAGGATTGGGATGTACCTGCGTACCGGGTTTAACGGCTTTATCGCTGTTTTGTTCGTTGTTATTGCCGGAGGTGGATGGAGATGCTACCGCATCGCGGCCATTGATAATAAAACTCAGTTCTCCCTGCCAGTCCTTGAAAAGATCATCATAAGAAAAGAGGCGGGAATCTGAGCGGTTATCTGGCACATATTCTCCAGTGCGTCGTTTGGCCAGCCACATATCGCCGTGACTCAGGCCGTCTTCGCCTGGTTCCACATTGACATAGTCAGGCCGGCTGGCCGCCCAGTAATAACATGCGCATTCCCGGTAGTCGTTCTGCCAGGGAGCACAGAGGCCATGCGTCAGTTCTCCGGGACTGACGATGGTAGGCGACAGGGCAGCTGTATTGGGCGTCAGATAGCTGTTGACGGTAAGGGAGAATACAGGATATTTTACGGTATCAGTCAGATCGTCTTTCGTGACCAGTACCGGTAAGGTAGCTTCTCCCGCCGTAAACTGCGCCTGCACGGTTTGTCCGGGCGTCAGTTTAAAACCGGCAATAAGATTGGACCATTCCATAAAGGCAGCGCCATGCGGATTCTCTTTCGTCATCAGGTGAACATTGTCGCCTCCGGGAAACACCGGCCCCTCGCCGCGTACCATGGTAGGATGCCCGTTCACGGCTACCAGCCGCCGGCCTTTGAGATTGAAGCCGGTCGTATCGTCGAGCACATAGTTGTCATTTTCACTCATGGTAACGTTCTGGAAAGTATGTCGCCACAGGTTCCTGAAGTCAAACTCGAGCCCCGGGAAGCAGTTGGAAATGGCAGCTCTTGGCAGTACGCTGTATGGATTGCCGGCACCGCGGTAGTGCAATTGAGCGATGAGGTCATCTGCCTTCAATGGCTGGCCCGGCACAGGTGGTGCAGGTGGAGGAGGCGTCGTGCTGCCACCCGTCTGGAACATGGCATTGGAAGCCGCCTGTATCACACTGTGGATCATCCGGTGGGTGAGTGTCAGCGCTCTTCCGTCAGCACCCCTCATGAGGCCCGGCATTTTACGACGCTCTGAGTCTGAGAGGTCGCCGATCTTATGCGGCTTGCGGAGTGCGGAGGCAAACCAGGTGGCGGCGCCGGTGCTTAACCCGTTAAAGACCCTTTCATGCAGGGTACGAAGGGCCAGGTTGTCGACGATGGAGCTGGCCATAATAGGTTCATACAGGCGGCCAAAATCGTTGGTGTCCTGTCTTACCATAGTGCTGGCCACATTTTCCCTCCCATTAATGGGGTTACCGTTCATGACAGCAGTATTCATGAGCGTTATGGATTCAAAGGCGCGGCGAACGATTTCCTCCGCTACTTCAATAGGTACTTCCTTGTCAGGTTCTGTACCGAGGATGATCTGTTCCAGTTCGTCAGATACTGCGCGGATAGGCAGGATATCGGGCGCAAAAGCCGGCGGACCAGCCACTATGTGCGCGGTAGCAACGAGTGGTGTAAGATTGTTATCACCGGGCTGCAGGGTGGCAGTGACTATACCGTCACATTCATCGTCCAGGTACCCCCAGCTTACCTGGTCGCCCTTCGCAGTGCTGTAACCTGCAAATATCTGTGCGGGCATGGTATAGTTGGGATTGAACTTCGCTGACTCGCTGTATCCCTGCCAGCTACCTTTTGCAGGATCATATAATACTTGTGCTTCACTGGTAATGACCGGATCATTGGTTGGGGGAGCGCCCTCACTTTCTATTCTCTTTGTGGAAGATCCGTATACATTACCGGCGGCTGGTGTGAAACGGAACCTTAAGCCTGGATGGTCGTCCGATGGCTTGATAAACTGCACAGCGCCTAAGGGAAGTGTTGCCTTATCCATAAAATTCTGGCATTCTCCAATTAGCCTGTACACATAGGAATCTTTGATATTATCCACGGTGGCGATGATCTTGTCTTTGACATCGCCTGTTCTGCGGAATAATTTCAGGTTGCCGACAGTAACGGACCAGCTGATATTATCAAGACTAAGGCCCGCGCTCTGCAGCAGGGATGTTGTAAGTGGAACGAGCATGTCCGGGTTGTCGGAAGTAATAGCAAAGAGTTCCAGGAAAGGTGCTACCGGGCGAATGTAGCCATCACTTTGCGCCGGATGCTTGAATTCGATGTGATCCGGCACACTGGCGCTGACGGTATGTTGAAGATTATCGATAGTGAATGTTTCCTGCGGTACTATTTGTCTGAAACCAAGGGGTTGATTGTCTGGTATTACAAGGTCATATGCGTCAACCGGCAGGGGGGAAGCGCCCAGACGCCCTATTGCGATGGGAGGTAGGATACGGATTTCTTTGATTTGCATAACGTTTGTTTTTACTGATTAGTTAACAGCTGCAGATGTTTGTCAGCTCTTCTATTACCTGCAGAAGTTTTGCATCTGCTTCCAGCAGCGAATAGAGATAGCGGTGATTGCGCTCGGGGGATTGGCTCAGCAATGTCTGGATAAGCGGTGCTGATGCCTGTATGAGGTCTCTGTGCGCGCGCCACCTGTTATGCTCTCCGGCGGGTAATGACAGGGTATATGGTACCAGGAAAGGTGGACCGGCATACTTGGTATTGGCGTCGATCGTACCAGGATCCTGCTCCAGGGGCAGTTGTACCATTACAGCGGCAATACTGCGCAGGTTGTACATTTCACCGAAAGTGGAATTGATGATCATACCGCGGGGAGAAATGGCGCCGGCATTGTTGAAGCCATTGTCCAGCACAAAACTATGTGTCAGGAAATTCAGCAGCATCCGGTAGCGGAGATTGAACAGGTGCCCCCAGTTCTGTGCTTCTATATTGGTGATGATGTCGATTTCTTCATCGGCGTTCTGACCTTCAGAAGGGGATGAGTCCGGATCGTCCGAATTGGAGGGTATCTCCGGATTGACGGCCAGGTTACGGGAGAAAGACCAGGTGTTATCCGGATTTATCTCCTTTAGTTTATTATATACATCCAGGAAACGCTCGAAGTGTGAAGGCTGTGCACCTTTAGCGTGTGTAGGGGCTTCCCCCTGTTCTGCAATTTCGGTAATGGCGTTGTAGGCGTCATCTCTGCTGGCCAGTGGCATGACAAGAACATCAGGACTACCCGGCAGGGATCCTTTCATGGTATTACCCCTGTGGCCACCCTGGTAACCCCGGCCCCATTCATCAAACTTGGCCTGGAAAGGATAGGTCTCTGCCTGAAAGGCGTCGTCCGGAATGACTTTCGGATCATTGATCAGTTTACGGAGCACCTCAAACAGCGCGGCCACTGTATTGGGATGAGGGACTTCCTGTTTAACAAGGTTAACAATTTCTATCGCGACAGGATCGTCGCTTTCCAGCCAGCTGGGAGGTGCTTCAGCATACACATATTTTGCGAGTGATCCCATGGATAGCGGCTCCAGCTTGAAGGGGAAAGGATAAAAGGGCGTGTCCCATGGATAGTCCTGCCTTTCGAAGTGTAATGGAGCGCCTATCAGCTTCAATACATTCTGAACAGAAATGAAATGCCCCATTTCCTCTTTGGCAATACCGAGTATGACCTCCTGTATCCTGCGCACATCATCCTGATGTTCTTCCGGCACCTGTGGACCGCCAAGACTATAGGCAGCGTAGAGGTACTGCAGCATCAGGCCATGTTCTATCTCTGCGTCGATGCACAGTAGAAAAGACACATAGTCTTTGCCGTTAAATTCAGGGGGGATTACAATAGGAGCTTCATCAGCTTCAAAGGTGGAGTATTCCATCGGCTGGATTCCCTTCCCTGTGAATTGGACGGACTTTAACGCTTCTGTCCGCATCTGATTGAGTTGCGCTCTTTTAAATACGGGTCCAAGGTAACGTTCGAAATTACGTTGCATGATCAGTAGGTGTTTAGAATAGTTAGTGAGTCGGTGTGGAATGAAACAATAGCAAAGTTTACCTGCAGTGCTGCGGGTTTCACATGATCTGTTTGGTAATAGTTATTTTGTCAGTTTGTAATTGTACAAGAATGTGCCGGTCAATTCGAGGTCTTTTTAAAGATAAATACTTTTTCCGGAGCTGTCAAAATGAATTTTAAATACGGATGAAAACATATATATACTTTCCGATGCATTTACACTTTGAAGAAATATCAAACCAGTTGATATTTCCCATTGATGACACCATTGCATTGCGTGTATATCCGCGACCCTAAATAAAATGTTTCTCATTCCTGATCCACAAACAACTGCTGCAATCGCGCCAATGTTTCTTTCTCCGGTTGCTTCCACATACCGCGTTGGATGGCCTCCAGCATACGCTCTGTCATGTCTTTCAATGCCCAGGGATTAACTTGCTCTATAAACTGCCTGTTCTCTTCATCGAAGAGATATGCCTGTGTGATACCCTCGTACATGAAATCGTCCACGAGGTCGGTAGTGGCATCATAAGCAAACAGGTAATCCATGGTGGCCGCCATTTCAAAAGCACCTTTGTAGCCGTGTCGTTTCACGCCCGCGATCCACTTTGGATTGACTACACGGGAACGGTAAACTTTCAATAGCTCCTGTTTCAGACTTTTTACCCTTGGACTTTCCGGGCGTGCATGATCTCCGAAATAGATGGAAGGTTGCCCGCCTTTGATGGTCTGCACGGCATTCGCCAAGCCTCCCTGGAACTGGTAATAGTCGTCGGAGTCGAGTATATCATGTTCCCTGTTATCCTGGTTATGCATGACCACCTGTATATCAGACAGGCGTTTCTCGAATACTTCATGTGCCGATTCACCGATACGGTCTGCTCCATAGGCATAACCGCTCCAGTTGATATATACCTTTGCCAGGTCTTCCCGCGATTGCCAGTTCTTCTCATCGATTACGGCCTGCAAACCTGCACCGTAAGCGCCTGGTTTGGAACCAAACACCCTGAACAATGCACGCTTATGCGCCTTTTCCTCACCCAGTCCTTTGGACTGCCATTCCTGTTTTTCCTGCAGGAAGCGTTTTCTGATGGGATTCTGTTCAAAAGGCTCTTCCAGTTGCGCTACTTTTTCAACAGCCGCATTAAAGATGGAAATGACATCAGGAAAGGCATCTCTGAAGAAGCCGGAGATGCGGAGCATCACGTCTACTCTTGGGCGACGCAGGGTGATGAGCGGAATGATCTCAAAATCGCTCACCCGCCTATTGGCTGTCTGCCATACAGGTTTTACACCCATCAGTGCCAAAGCCTGTGCGATGTCATCACCACCGGTACGCATAGTGGAAGTGCCCCAAACTGATAGTCCGATCGATTCGGGATAGTCTCCGTGTTCCTGAAGATACCTGTCGATGATCAGGTTGGAGCTCTTCACACCCAGGTTGTAGGCGGTTTGTGTAGGGATCGCACGCACGTCTACTGAAAAAAAGTTCCGTCCCGTAGGCAGTACATCCAGGCGTCCGCGTGTAGGCGCGCCCGAACTGCCGGAAGGTACATAACAACCATTCAGCCCCTGCAGGAGGTTGGTGATTTCCCCGCGGGTAGCCTGTATTTTAGGTAATGTATTGTCGCGGATGAACCTGCAGTATTCACTGCTAAGCGGATATTGTCCGGGAATGTCGGCGCCGTTAAGCATGTCACTGATCAGCGTTTTAGCCAAATCTTCCAACAAGGCTATTACATCGCCATTGATCCGGCATGCTGCGAAGGCAGTATGCTGGTCACGCGCTTTGAAAGCCACCTGGTAGTCACAATTCAGCGGGTCTAATGGCAGGCCCAGATCTTTTGCCAGTACTTGTGTGATGCCCAATCTGCCTGCTACAGGT from Chitinophaga filiformis carries:
- a CDS encoding zinc-dependent metalloprotease is translated as MKSRSSRSAWLLSCAMLAASFHVTAQKRKGKDKDKAAPSAEVKADTTSKKPEPPKLKKYSEVITKDMVTSKGFITVHSKEDEYFFEVPFSLMGKDILIVNRVAEASVDMRNGIWGLVGDDIGQGVYRFERGRGNKLFLRRISFTEYTGDSTKPMYASVQKNNLQAIAAVFPIAAYNEDSSAAVLNMKEFLESDNDILYFSKQAFKDRAGMGAQQNDRSYIKYVHPYTTNLEVRAFKTYSAGRNPTSSNYSVELNSSMVLLPESPVRPRLQDKRVGFFSVSHRDFDAHPQGVTNATYAIRWRLEPKPEDVEKYKRGELVEPVKPIVFYIDPVTPKKWVPYLIQGVNDWKVAFERAGFKNAIYAREAPSREEDSTWSLEDARHSAIVYRPSIIANAMGPSVTDPRSGEILESHVFWYHNVMSLLQKWYFVQCAAVDTGARKLVLDDKLMGELIRFVSSHEVGHALGLAHNFGSSSTVPVENLRNKAWVEKYGHTPSIMDYARFNYVAQPEDNISRAGLFPRINDYDKWAIEWGYKWRPDFKDEWEEQKALTAIVTDSLKNKRLWFGNEMEPLDPRSQNEDLGDDAVKASTYGIMNLKRIIKHLGEWTNEPEKDATNMREMLSTLFNQYATYVGHVMKIVGGQYHYEKIGSQPGPVYEAVDYKRQKEAMTFLDKEFFTIPEWLNEKSLMERIPDKFGIDLTDMYRSAMNGMLNRMRLTAMLAAQYDDKVANTYTVEELLQDMDKSIFKELYAGKSISFYRRNLQKIYINKLLDMVYPNDDNELMFSAMNQMYTYYQTDMSDALKAALMKAQQLIARYQADPRLDKESQRHLKELNIKIRKMGEKDLRY
- a CDS encoding ABC transporter permease, with product MFRNYFILAIRHLKRNLNYATLNIIGLTLSIASCLIIFLITKNELTFDTYHRKADRTYRVTMNALDFNPSVSLAVAPAMRTAFPELESVSQYWHRSDGLVKVDNTRYMEHEYAFADGSFTNIFDYEWLSGNPHTALSAPNTAVLTESVARRYFGNQDPIGKTFQLDNNYLVTVTGIIRDLPPNTGMTFGFLVSFATIEKEMKDAMSEFYAIVGGNTFIVVPPHYDIKNIESRTQDFIRQHWGAQIAAEAKLLMQPLKEVHFDQRYIQSATSSRNTYRALIAIAIFIIVTACINFINLATAQAMKRARETSVRKVLGAHRFQLIRQFLGETSVLVLITVALGLGIAHLALPQVASWLDVRIGIEQLNQPLIYTLLAALTFVIILLAGLYPAFVQSSFQPALSLKSTTGQSSRGLTLRKSLVFVQFLVSQVLIIGTLVVAKQMDFFRNQDLGFNKEAVISFVIPNGAKREVLAQQLKDNTGIREMSFSTGAPSYNQSFGPFSCPERGITKDDVVEIKFVDENFMKMFDMKMLAGEGIIATTVKDSIPRVVVNEALIRKLGIKKMEDAIGLNIMQGQRKLEIKGVMQDFQSESKHKEKRPCILFNNPRAFNTVSVRLYPQHMPATIARIEKDWSALFPDDLFAYEFLDDHIAAMYKQEQKLYTAYRLFSGLAIIIGCLGLYGLVAFAAVQRHKEIGIRKVLGASIPDVIVLFGKEFILLIALAFLVATPLSYYLMYNWLGNFAYHISLSAGIFIVAILISVFIAAITIAHQSVKAAISSPLKSLRTE
- a CDS encoding NAD(P)/FAD-dependent oxidoreductase → MTPEQTIDVLIIGAGPAGTCAALRLLALGHKVALAESEPFPRPQIGESLSPGIRNIFDYLDAAGLLTRHNYLHQLSAQVIWDTTTPQTVSAPQRGPGVMVDRGQLDKDLLDLAVERGLALYQPARFESCKQTNAGWQSQLRQDARIITVHSRFILDARGRRGNHMQNRVLTAPPTVAIWSHLPAHLMPGDTLVEATEKGWIWGSPTADEQFRTIAFIDPAELRGSNVPQVFHDLLSRTQLFQQAASRWHISELQTCTVLTYAHTSPWQANYIRLGEAAFSLDPLSSTGVEKAMRFSLQAVIAVNTILKNGHTDMAQTFYEDRMIESVSSHTHWTSGYYAQAWPGQQHAFWRERSAPFIEQSPSPTAFFLKLKDKFTPPKEKGPERLINVQQELQRLWHEQVRLSSALVFKETPCVIDEVLQLRTAIQHPNLEREMAYLDTVEISPLLSAASKDATFGSIVQEWSRLLPFEQAVRIAFFLWDKDILCTTS